One genomic region from Dehalobacter restrictus DSM 9455 encodes:
- a CDS encoding radical SAM protein has translation MNIMLNNYCNLNCSYCFANCDPKNKVDISDDNYGYIINFFKKSAHIDLRLLGGEPTLHPNFEKWVNQGIDDPFFRRIQIFTNAIALDNALSRSIVDNKVSFLINLNGSDVIGEHLYNKTIDNVENLVFEYRRKNIEPQVTLGINIFEPNFKYQYIIEQSKRLKLKTIRYSITVPSDNNRNGSLEHYASFVPALVDFLDDCHRNGISPHVDCNNPPKCIFSNEQLVNFIYSGFDLIHKGICSPVMDIRPDLSVARCFVFEDYLRVNIKDFNTVQDVNDFFLLEIDSKRYSSPPFKQCHGCRFWDEKKCISGCLGYNIKGKSSACYAR, from the coding sequence ATGAATATTATGTTAAATAATTACTGCAACTTAAATTGTTCATATTGCTTTGCAAATTGTGATCCGAAGAACAAGGTCGATATTTCCGATGACAATTATGGATATATAATCAATTTCTTTAAGAAGTCGGCGCATATTGATTTAAGGCTGCTCGGGGGGGAACCGACATTGCATCCGAACTTTGAAAAGTGGGTGAATCAAGGAATAGATGATCCATTTTTCCGGAGAATCCAGATTTTCACCAATGCCATCGCTTTAGATAATGCCTTGAGCCGATCCATTGTGGATAACAAGGTTTCATTTTTGATTAATCTTAATGGATCCGATGTAATCGGCGAGCATCTATATAATAAGACAATAGACAATGTAGAAAACCTGGTATTCGAATATCGCAGAAAGAATATCGAACCTCAAGTTACGCTCGGCATTAATATCTTCGAGCCAAATTTTAAATATCAATATATTATTGAGCAAAGCAAAAGACTAAAATTAAAGACCATCCGGTATAGTATTACTGTGCCCTCAGATAACAATCGGAATGGCAGTCTCGAACATTACGCGAGTTTTGTTCCTGCATTAGTTGACTTCTTAGATGATTGCCATAGAAACGGGATTTCTCCTCATGTTGATTGCAATAATCCGCCCAAGTGTATTTTTTCCAATGAGCAGCTTGTGAATTTCATTTACTCAGGTTTCGATCTTATTCACAAGGGAATATGTTCGCCGGTTATGGATATAAGGCCTGACTTGAGCGTCGCTCGATGTTTCGTTTTTGAAGATTATCTAAGGGTAAATATTAAAGATTTTAATACCGTTCAAGATGTCAACGATTTTTTTCTGCTTGAAATTGACAGTAAAAGATATAGCAGTCCTCCGTTTAAGCAATGCCATGGATGCAGGTTCTGGGACGAAAAGAAATGTATCAGTGGTTGTTTAGGTTATAATATCAAGGGAAAATCATCTGCTTGCTATGCCAGATAG
- a CDS encoding U32 family peptidase, producing the protein MINIFKKKQKFQPPNQPRELYYSVPLLYDYGYIQELIKLNSQDKAKYKIRSVYNSLPVTSYAKSGHEHGRSVNLQEDSGKIRTLEDLRPYIKELSDNGMAFIYLMNNISTISLYDFESNIPQLKQFVEHLADIGVRSITVGSQLLADFLKEEFSGLAVNASTMMDIRSINQAKYVSENLGLSNIIPASDLNKDFAFIESFKKLLPDVGLELMADEGCIFCCPTKNIHYALFGKQENIHKCSALFREFPKFICDQITFKSPAIQMVLNRIIYPWEIPYYEKVGVSSIKLVGRDHPKPELVNKIKAYMLGATDPEYALNEFYNTYNSRFMNKVFNQYGTLKMKEIFEFLPKLDYFMEKKPQCAAQCGATCKYCFHKAEQIEHYVAGKGQEGPLSCAVGG; encoded by the coding sequence ATGATCAATATCTTTAAGAAAAAACAAAAATTCCAACCCCCAAACCAGCCGCGGGAACTGTACTATTCAGTTCCTTTATTGTATGACTATGGGTATATTCAGGAATTAATAAAACTTAACAGCCAGGATAAGGCGAAGTATAAGATCCGCTCCGTATATAACAGTCTGCCTGTTACATCCTACGCCAAATCAGGGCATGAACATGGCCGGTCGGTTAATTTGCAGGAAGACAGCGGCAAAATCCGGACACTGGAAGATTTAAGGCCTTATATAAAAGAGCTTTCCGATAACGGGATGGCCTTCATTTATCTGATGAATAATATCTCAACTATTTCCCTGTATGACTTTGAATCAAATATTCCCCAACTGAAGCAGTTTGTCGAGCATTTGGCGGATATCGGGGTGCGAAGCATTACGGTTGGGAGCCAGCTTCTTGCCGACTTTTTGAAAGAGGAATTCAGCGGGTTGGCAGTAAACGCTTCAACGATGATGGATATCCGGTCAATCAACCAAGCGAAGTATGTGAGCGAAAATCTAGGGCTCTCCAATATCATTCCTGCTTCCGATCTCAACAAGGATTTTGCTTTTATAGAATCATTTAAAAAACTGCTGCCTGATGTTGGCTTGGAATTGATGGCCGATGAGGGCTGTATCTTTTGTTGCCCGACAAAGAATATTCATTATGCCTTGTTTGGCAAGCAGGAAAACATTCATAAATGCAGCGCTTTATTCCGGGAATTCCCTAAATTCATTTGCGATCAGATTACCTTTAAAAGTCCTGCGATTCAAATGGTGCTGAACCGGATTATTTACCCTTGGGAAATCCCCTATTATGAGAAAGTCGGGGTTAGCAGCATCAAGCTGGTTGGCAGGGATCACCCTAAGCCGGAATTGGTCAATAAGATAAAGGCCTATATGCTTGGCGCTACCGATCCGGAATATGCGCTGAATGAATTCTATAATACTTACAATTCACGTTTTATGAATAAAGTTTTCAATCAGTACGGGACGCTGAAGATGAAGGAAATATTTGAGTTTTTGCCAAAGCTAGATTATTTCATGGAAAAAAAGCCGCAATGCGCCGCCCAATGCGGGGCTACATGCAAGTATTGTTTTCATAAAGCGGAACAAATTGAGCATTATGTTGCGGGGAAAGGGCAGGAAGGTCCATTATCCTGTGCAGTAGGTGGGTGA
- a CDS encoding radical SAM/SPASM domain-containing protein, producing the protein MNLIAKDELQQFRKFNNKYERELRSSVYQEIMPGMGSGEILDVIAGNKNLMFSMSLKQIKRHKEYFEGDIDFKKMAAAENITYPDKTTLIVKTTHACNLHCPYCYDVMFRKDLDVEGNKVTLEVVRQILKVFKDVNVGTWIWHGGEPLLIGKEFYDEANTLIKQQFKKANICMQSNLTLIDDENAAVLRKWNIRPGFSFDGLTNYLTRKNTDRLMQSIAIADKNEVLGGAIMIITKDNIHQMIDDYEYFKRLGLGCKMNLIFAAHKNMNSYTLDGKTVAEEICKFFDYWILDTYRPADSDLCERYLMAALDAGGSCAFTDCAGKDYWFSTQPDGTIYHCGRDWPESAAVSFGNIFEMESVQDILNHPNHKRWYEGTRRMLRHCGNCDYFYCCHSGCYNDNIQYDLTMNKPEPENCYTHRHVISHIIRVINEIDFDDMPKYNPRFLNFLFRHQFRSAKMMKNILEESIKRIETPAHAENKLKEFLVI; encoded by the coding sequence ATGAATTTGATAGCCAAAGATGAATTGCAGCAGTTCCGTAAATTCAACAACAAATACGAAAGGGAACTGCGCAGCTCAGTTTACCAGGAAATTATGCCCGGCATGGGTTCCGGGGAGATTCTCGACGTTATTGCCGGCAATAAAAACTTGATGTTCTCCATGTCTCTCAAACAAATAAAAAGGCATAAGGAGTATTTTGAGGGCGATATCGATTTCAAAAAGATGGCCGCGGCGGAAAATATTACTTATCCCGATAAAACAACCTTAATAGTAAAAACGACGCATGCCTGCAACCTGCATTGCCCGTATTGTTACGACGTGATGTTTCGCAAGGATCTTGACGTAGAAGGGAACAAAGTCACGCTGGAAGTGGTCAGGCAGATTTTAAAAGTGTTCAAAGACGTCAATGTCGGCACCTGGATATGGCACGGCGGGGAGCCTTTGCTGATCGGGAAAGAATTCTATGATGAGGCAAACACTCTGATCAAGCAGCAATTTAAGAAAGCCAATATTTGCATGCAATCCAACTTGACGCTTATCGACGATGAAAACGCCGCTGTGTTAAGGAAGTGGAACATCCGGCCGGGCTTCAGTTTCGATGGCTTAACAAACTATTTGACCCGGAAAAATACCGACAGGTTGATGCAGTCCATTGCCATAGCGGATAAAAACGAGGTCTTGGGCGGCGCCATCATGATCATTACGAAAGATAATATCCACCAAATGATTGACGATTACGAATACTTTAAACGCTTAGGCCTGGGCTGCAAGATGAACCTCATCTTTGCGGCCCATAAAAATATGAATTCCTATACCCTGGACGGGAAAACGGTTGCCGAGGAAATCTGCAAATTCTTTGACTATTGGATCTTAGACACTTACAGACCGGCTGATTCGGATCTGTGCGAGCGATATCTCATGGCCGCCTTGGATGCTGGAGGTTCCTGCGCTTTTACGGACTGCGCCGGAAAGGATTACTGGTTTTCAACCCAACCGGACGGTACGATTTATCATTGCGGCCGGGACTGGCCGGAGAGCGCTGCCGTGTCTTTCGGGAATATTTTTGAGATGGAATCGGTTCAAGATATCTTAAATCATCCCAACCATAAGAGATGGTACGAGGGGACCCGGCGGATGCTGCGGCATTGCGGCAATTGTGATTATTTCTACTGCTGCCATAGCGGCTGCTACAATGACAACATCCAGTACGATTTGACCATGAATAAGCCGGAGCCTGAAAATTGCTACACGCACCGGCACGTAATTAGCCATATTATAAGAGTTATTAATGAAATTGATTTTGACGATATGCCGAAATATAACCCGAGATTCTTGAACTTTTTATTCAGGCATCAATTCAGAAGTGCCAAGATGATGAAAAATATTTTAGAAGAATCGATTAAACGGATCGAAACTCCTGCTCACGCTGAAAACAAGCTGAAGGAGTTTCTCGTTATTTAA